CTTGGTGGCGTCTCCTCTTAACGGCTTTGACACAGGAAACACGCACACTCACACGCTCTCAAACTTCCTCTAAGAGATTCAGACCAAACATCAAAGCCACCAGGTACAAACTCGCCTCTCTTCATTCCTCCAAAAGCCGAATAACCTGGAGTCTAGGGTttccaggagaagagagaaatggcTCATGCTGGCACTGTTAAATGCTGTCAAAGGGatcacaccccccacccccaattctcTTGAGGTGCAGTCCCCAAGCAGCACCCTGGCAGCTATAAGAGGACACACTTCTTGGTGTTCTTCTTTGTGGCAGGGTAAAGCACAGCCCGGACAGCTTCCGAAAATACCTCATGGACCCCATCCTGCATCAGGGCTGAACACTCCAGATACTTCACAGCCCCGACCTGCTTAGCCAGGGAAGTGCCTTGCTGAGGGGTTGTGGGCACTAGGCTCTGTTCCTTCAGCCTTTTCACCGTCTCAAGGTCACTCCGCAGGTCCCTCTTGGTGCCCACCAGCAAAACAGGTACGTTGGGGCAATGATGGGAGACCTCTGGGTACCACTTATGCCTCACGTTGGCATAAGAGGATGGGTTGCCGatggaaaaacaaatgacaaagatATTGGTCTGGGGGTAGGAGAGAGTTCGCAGTCGGTCATACTCCTCTTGGCCAGCGGTGTCCCACAGATTCAGGCTGACGATTTGGCCATCCACAGACGTCTGGGCGCTATAGTTGTCAAAGACAGTGGGGATGTACTCCTCAGGAAAGGCGTTCGTTGTGTAACTGATGAGGAGGCAGGTCTTACCCACTGCCCCATCTCCCACAACCACACATTTGATCGTCTGCATTCTTCCCTTGGAGTCCTGtgtacaagagacaaagaaagaatgtTCATAGACATTTGATTAATTTAGGGAGCCTAAGTTGTATCAGCGTTTCTctctgaggaggaagaaaggaggtaAGACCCCCACTGTCTGGCCCCTTAACACCATAGAAGAGTCAGCTGGGAAAGGTTGTATAGGGCAAAAGTTCTCACCACAGAGTCCATGGGTTCAGGCTTCAGTAGATTCTAGAAGCCGCCTCTGAAGTTTGCAATATTATGTGTACGTgcataagtaaatgtttcttgaaagaGGATCCAAAGCTGTCATCAGACTCTCAGAAAGGGCCGTGAGCCCCAAAAGATTATAACCCGTTGTATACATAGGTATTTATGTTACACTGTTGTCATAAGGTCTGCACATATTGTATCAAAAGTGCCAAAATATAGTAGATGCTAGATAAATGTTAACTAATTTTAAAACACTGGTATAGAAAGAAGGTTGCCAAGgttgaaacaaaaggaaacaaggtTCTCACTTCGGGTCTGTGGCTATGGACTCAGCAAAGAAACACTCTGTTCCTGAAAAATAATAACATCATAATATTGGAGAGAAAGGCCAGTCAGACTCAGCCACACAGAGAAGCAGTAAAAAGTCCAGACTCTGAAGTCAGACGGCCTGGAGTCATAAACTAGTCCTCTCTTTTCCtaagctttgtgaacttgggcaagtttttAACCTGAAGTGTGCCGTCCTTTTGAGCGCCTGCCATATAGGAAGTACTCGTTAAGTGTTAGAAGCTACTCTGACTTCACAATAATTACTGTTCTGCTAGGGAAGGCAAAACTTCTGTAATGTGATTACAGTGCTAGACAAACCAGGGGTCTCATCTCTTCCCACTCTATCCAGGTAAAACCTACAGGTTATAACACCACCATATTCTCATCCATTTCTTCATAAATCAAGTTTTTGCGAGTTCATGGTACAACACGGTGATCTCCAAAGAGCATGTTTACTACGAGTTGCCATGTTTATACCCCCATATTAATCTCCTGTCAATGCCCTACCCTGTTGGTGCCCCCAATGCACTCCATTTTCTTTAGCTTCTTAATTACTGCCCTAATTTTAGACCCGATCCTTATAGCATTAACTTCAAGTGTCAGAACATGGAGGAAAGGGGAATTGTCACATGTACttgataatagaaaaaaaattgggaaTCAATTCATTTCTCACCTTGGGAACCTGGGGGAATAGATACATCCCCAACCCTGTTGTCTTATCAGTGAAGGTCTACATTAGACCCATATCATggacaaaaccaaaacaaaacaaaacacctcatTTGGAGTAAAGAGAAGTTGGCCTTCTCAGTGCACTTCACATGGGCCCACTAGGGGTAGCTCTCTCCTCACACAGCCAATTCTGACCAGCGAGGCATTCCACCTAGAAGCCTTTCTTAGTATGGGGCCCACAGCTAAAAGTCCAGAGCCTAATTCAGCTCTAGTAGGCAACCCTCCCAGAGTAGTAACTGACTGTCAGTTCTGTTTTTTTCCATCTAGGAATAGGCTTAAGGACCAAACTCGCAAGGCCAATGGAAACAGGGCAAAGTCACCACCACATTCCTTGAGAACAGGCTTCCTTAACTTTCCCAGTCTGGATTAATTTCCTTCTCCTCCGATAGCAATTACTGCGTGTACCACTCATATTCCCCGCCTCCTCTAAGTATCATCCAGTGTCTCTGCTCAAAGTGACTGCTTTCAGGACAACAGTGCATCTGAGGGGGTTGCAGAACCAGAGCAAAACTCTTAGGCACACTTTGTACCCCAAGTTTAGCTTCTCATTTCTATAACTAGGAAAAGCCATCTACACTCATTTCTACTTGTTGACGTCTGCCAATACTCCTGGTACCTATAATACGATCTGTAGATGGGCACTCGAGTCACACTGATGGTGGGCCTAGATGATGAAATGCAGCTAGAATATCCCGGGTctgaacaaaaccaaaacattCTTACCTGTAGCAAACTCTCAATGGAAAGGAGGGTTCAGCAAAAGTCCCAGGTAtttggggcagggagtggggtgcTGCTTTGTACAGTTGACTCACTTATTCAGCCCACAGGGTCATTATATGACTTTCTCTGcttgtgtgtatgtttgaaattgtCCATAGttaacaagtttaaaaataacactaaaaaatatatccaagagaattgaagccaggacctcaaaGAGATAACTGCACAGCAGTGTTCACtgcatcattattcacaatag
This Camelus bactrianus isolate YW-2024 breed Bactrian camel chromosome X, ASM4877302v1, whole genome shotgun sequence DNA region includes the following protein-coding sequences:
- the LOC105083684 gene encoding rho-related GTP-binding protein RhoG, which gives rise to MQTIKCVVVGDGAVGKTCLLISYTTNAFPEEYIPTVFDNYSAQTSVDGQIVSLNLWDTAGQEEYDRLRTLSYPQTNIFVICFSIGNPSSYANVRHKWYPEVSHHCPNVPVLLVGTKRDLRSDLETVKRLKEQSLVPTTPQQGTSLAKQVGAVKYLECSALMQDGVHEVFSEAVRAVLYPATKKNTKKCVLL